One window of the Eucalyptus grandis isolate ANBG69807.140 chromosome 6, ASM1654582v1, whole genome shotgun sequence genome contains the following:
- the LOC104450208 gene encoding uncharacterized protein LOC104450208: protein MAAQLHSPFNSPLLLSPPRLLHHPNRSLRLLTPKCTSDSATPDFPSPSPSPSPSPTSDATVAPDKFPIERRRPSEIVRDRRSRPSLARPEPPNMEVGWRRTKAIDTTKPKGYAIADFLEKLEGLMGREFGSADLLAKTGEMVAERAREEAELLREGGEVEERTVTELFRVLRLMEMDLAMVRAAVQPETLAERLEQARARCRQAILVANSF, encoded by the coding sequence ATGGCGGCTCAGCTCCACTCCCCCTTCAACtcccctctccttctctccccACCCCGACTACTTCATCACCCTAACCGCAGCCTCCGTCTCCTCACCCCAAAATGCACTTCCGATTCCGCCACGCCGGACTTcccctccccttccccttccccttccccttccccgaCCTCCGACGCCACCGTCGCCCCGGACAAGTTCCCCATCGAGCGACGACGCCCCTCCGAGATCGTCCGCGACCGCCGCTCCCGGCCCTCCCTGGCCCGGCCGGAGCCGCCGAACATGGAGGTCGGGTGGAGGCGGACGAAGGCGATCGACACGACGAAGCCCAAGGGGTACGCGATCGCGGACTTCCTGGAGAAGCTGGAGGGGCTGATGGGGAGGGAGTTCGGGTCGGCGGACCTGCTGGCGAAGACCGGGGAGATGGTGGCGGAGCGGGCGAGGGAGGAGGCGGAGTTGCttagggagggaggggaggtgGAGGAGCGGACGGTGACGGAGCTATTCAGGGTGCTGAGGCTGATGGAGATGGACCTGGCCATGGTGAGGGCGGCCGTGCAGCCGGAGACGCTGGCGGAGAGGCTGGAGCAGGCGAGGGCCCGCTGCCGGCAGGCCATCCTCGTCGCCAATTCCTTTTGA
- the LOC104450209 gene encoding LOW QUALITY PROTEIN: pentatricopeptide repeat-containing protein At4g21880, mitochondrial (The sequence of the model RefSeq protein was modified relative to this genomic sequence to represent the inferred CDS: inserted 1 base in 1 codon) — MSNEISHVLRSDSSIGSPDSEDCNLKSLEEVLSKPLFADMSQAKALLHKEALRERKQRWIFKNTLVRRYDRLVKMCAQVLGTEATLQVFGKLGHETGVKEYNALMAICIEKARGSDDEEVALEEIHKAFTLFESMREQGFRIEEDTYGPFLMYLIDVEMVEEFHFFGRLIKDDNPSSISRLGYYEMLLYVRTNQEEKIRELINHVACHDGEDKYDLAGNYLLALCESDREELLHFLQVIDIQNISSLDCLTSIFTSLGKLKLDVLAEQFLLLLKDHHDRAEHVTKFIFDYVAYMPNLVVRILMNAADIKTKDGCQKDSDMVEDVIXKFRSLHEKLKVKPSSTSYGSLINYCCASLEVKTALDIVEEMCEAGFSLSIEVVNAILRASDESHDFNLVHQIYSMMHRHNLIPNTDIFRSMINLSVRMRDFDSAYNMLEDAQRMNLAPTSSMYNAIMVGYYREKDPHLALMVLKQMEKANVRPDCQTYSYLICNCNTEEDINKYYKEFKRSGLPVTKHICMALISAYAACRQFEKAKKVLEEEGVLVKGSNEIKSVLVSALASNGQICDALEMYEEFKQDGCNLEPKAVISLIEHLQSDGQLSRLLKLLEELTDRDFWLDGCYRVLLYSVRFNHLSAAVDLLKQLKDRISNDEMAMEAVFDEVFFSIAEETTLLQMGFDLLQVIKNDLGLAPSRKVLDVLLSACVSTKDMDKSILIWKEYQAADLPYNILSFLRMYQALLASGDLESARIVLSKMPKDDPHVRLIIQESQMVYAKMASEKKTEKNRITKGRKHKKSKAKK; from the exons ATGTCAAATGAGATATCACACGTCCTGCGCA GTGATTCTTCCATCGGTTCACCTGATTCAGAAGATTGTAACCTGAAGTCTCTAGAGGAAGTATTGAGTAAACCATTGTTTGCGGATATGTCCCAGGCAAAGGCGTTATTGCATAAAGAAGCTTTACGTGAAAGAAAGCAAAGATGGATCTTCAAAAATACTCTAGTTCGGCGATATGACCGTTTGGTCAAGATGTGTGCACAGGTGCTAGGTACCGAAGCTACGTTGCAGGTATTTGGTAAATTGGGACATGAAACCGGAGTAAAAGAATACAATGCATTGATGGCTATTTGCATAGAGAAGGCCAGGGGAAGTGATGATGAGGAGGTTGCCTTGGAAGAGATTCACAAGGCTTTTACGCTATTCGAATCAATGAGGGAGCAAGGGTTCCGGATAGAGGAGGATACTTATGGTCCATTTCTGATGTACTTGATTGACGTGGAGATGGTAGAAGAGTTCCATTTCTTTGGCAGACTCATCAAAGATGATAATCCTAGCTCTATATCAAGGCTCGGTTATTATGAGATGCTGCTTTATGTGAGAACGaatcaagaagaaaagattCGAGAACTCATTAACCATGTAGCATGTCATGATGGAGAAGACAAATATGACTTAGCAG GAAACTACTTGTTGGCTTTATGCGAAAGTGATCGAGAGGAGCTCTTGCATTTTTTACAAGTCATAGACATCCAGAATATATCATCCTTGGATTGTCTAACAAGCATCTTTACCTCTTTGGGAAAGTTAAAGCTGGATGTCCTTGCAGAACAATTCCTTCTGTTGCTTAAAGACCATC ATGATAGAGCGGAGCATGTGACGAAGTTCATTTTTGATTATGTTGCTTATATGCCAAATTTAGTGGTGAGGATTCTCATGAATGCTGCTG ATATTAAAACAAAAGATGGATGTCAGAAAGACAGTGACATG GTTGAGGATGTCA CTAAGTTCCGTAGTCTTCATGAGAAGCTGAAGGTGAAACCTTCTTCCACTTCATATGGAAGTCTCATCAACTACTGTTGCGCTTCACTCGAG GTGAAGACTGCTCTGGATATAGTGGAAGAAATGTGTGAAGCTGGTTTCTCCTTGTCCATAGAGGTAGTAAATGCTATTTTACGAGCTAGTGACGAGAGCCATGACTTCAATTTG GTGCACCAAATCTACTCAATGATGCATCGCCACAATCTCATTCCAAATACTGATATTTTCAGAAGCATGATAAATTTGTCTGTGAGAATGAGAGAT TTTGATTCTGCTTATAACATGCTTGAAGATGCACAGAGAATGAATTTGGCACCTACATCTAGTATGTATAATGCTATAATGGTAGGATACTATCGTGAG AAAGACCCTCACCTTGCATTGATGGTTCTAAAGCAAATGGAAAAGGCAAATGTGAGACCAGATTGTCAGACTTATAGCTATCTAATATGCAATTGCAATACTGAAGAGGATATAAATAAG TACTATAAGGAATTCAAGCGCAGTGGGTTGCCAGTTACAAAGCATATTTGCATGGCCCTTATTAGTGCATATGCAGCTTGCAGGCAGTTTGAGAAGGCAAAAAAG GTACTTGAAGAGGAGGGAGTACTTGTGAAAGGTTCAAACGAAATTAAGAGCGTGCTTGTCTCGGCTCTTGCTTCAAATGGGCAAATCTGTGATGCTCTTGAAATGTATGAGGAATTCAAGCAGGATGGCTGCAATCTGGAGCCTAAAGCTGTTATCAGTCTGATT GAGCACCTTCAATCAGATGGACAGCTGAGTAGATTGCTTAAGCTGCTTGAGGAGTTAACTGATCGGGACTTCTGGCTTGATGGATGTTACAGAGTCCTCTTGTACTCTGTTCGATTCAATCATTTAAG TGCTGCTGTTGATTTGCTGAAGCAACTCAAAGATCGTATCAGCAATGACGAAATGGCCATGGAAGCAGTTTTTGATGAG GTGTTCTTTAGCATTGCGGAAGAGACAACACTTCTGCAGATGGGCTTCGACTTGCTTCAAGTGATCAAGAATGATCTTGGCCTTGCCCCTTCACGGAAGGTTCTCGATGTTCTTCTTAGCGCTTGTGTCAGTACTAAAGACATGGATAAGTCTATCTTGATTTGGAAGGAATATCAAGCAGCTGATCTCCCTTACAATATTCTGAGTTTCTTGAG GATGTATCAAGCCCTTCTGGCTTCAGGAGACCTCGAGTCTGCAAGGATTGTGCTGAGCAAAATGCCCAAGGACGATCCCCACGTGCGCCTCATCATCCAAGAATCCCAAATGGTGTATGCCAAGATGGCATCTGAGAAAAAGACGGAGAAAAACCGGATAACAAAGGGAAGAAAGCATAAAAAGTCGAAGGCGAAAAAGTAA
- the LOC104452105 gene encoding gibberellin 2-beta-dioxygenase 8-like, translated as MDFEPPFHENYKTLLQNKPDKLDDENGGRQPPPQLMLIEHCELPLIDLSHLQTRGSSVVGAKCKENIVEAARKWGFFQILNHGVPPEILESMKHEQTKLFRLPFQKKAELSFLNLLPSPSLPSSLPTKSYRWGNPQATCLKQLPWSEAFQIPLASISRMKESDNFRVAVETYGMTVANLAALITEILAEGLGVKGANYFKENCTLSTCFLRMNRYPPCPLASQVFGLMPHTDTDFLTVLCQDKIGGLQLMEGERWVSVKPNPNALLVNVGDLFEAWSNGVYKSVKHRVMASQEVERFSMAFFYCPFKHTLIESPLKPALYRSFSFEEYKAQVHRDVQANGDKVGLSRFLIQ; from the exons ATGGATTTTGAGCCACCATTTCATGAGAATTACAAGACCCTTTTGCAGAACAAACCTGACAAATTAGATGATGAAAATGGTGGCCGACAACCTCCACCACAGCTCATGCTTATTGAGCACTGTGAGTTACCTCTCATTGATCTGAGCCATCTACAAACTCGAGGGTCATCAGTTGTGGGAGCAAAGTGCAAGGAGAACATTGTGGAAGCTGCACGAAAATGGGGTTTCTTTCAAATATTGAATCATGGGGTCCCACCAGAGATATTGGAAAGCATGAAGCATGAGCAGACAAAGCTCTTCAGATTGCCTTTTCAGAAGAAAGCTGAGCTCAGTTTCTTGAATTTGTTGCCATCGCCGTCATTACCATCCTCGCTGCCAACCAAGAGTTACCGCTGGGGAAACCCGCAGGCCACTTGCTTGAAGCAGCTTCCTTGGTCTGAGGCCTTCCAAATACCTCTAGCAAGCATCTCAAGAATGAAAGAGAGTGACAATTTCAG AGTCGCCGTGGAGACCTACGGGATGACTGTTGCTAATCTTGCAGCATTGATAACTGAAATTCTAGCCGAGGGTTTGGGCGTCAAAGGCGCCAATTACTTTAAAGAGAATTGCACGTTGAGTACTTGTTTCCTTCGGATGAACAGATACCCTCCATGCCCGCTTGCTTCCCAAGTCTTTGGATTGATGCCTCACACGGACACCGATTTCCTCACGGTCTTGtgtcaagataagattggagggTTGCAGCTGATGGAAGGTGAGAGATGGGTTAGTGTTAAGCCTAATCCAAATGCTCTCCTCGTCAACGTTGGCGACTTATTTGAG GCTTGGAGCAATGGCGTTTACAAGAGTGTGAAGCACAGAGTGATGGCCAGCCAAGAAGTGGAAAGGTTCTCAATGGCGTTTTTCTATTGCCCCTTCAAACACACGTTGATCGAGAGCCCCCTCAAGCCAGCCCTCTATAGAAGCTTTAGCTTCGAAGAATACAAAGCGCAAGTTCACAGGGATGTTCAGGCCAATGGAGACAAAGTCGGCCTCTCTCGGTTCCTGATTCAGTGA